Proteins encoded within one genomic window of Thermus oshimai DSM 12092:
- a CDS encoding glutaredoxin family protein yields the protein MELVFVTREGCGLCEKAERVLWALGVPYVRRDVDSDPELFRLYTFRVPVLLLGDEVLMEGLFDEKALWEKMNTLLGG from the coding sequence GTGGAGCTGGTCTTCGTCACCCGGGAAGGGTGCGGGCTTTGCGAGAAGGCGGAGCGGGTCCTCTGGGCCCTGGGGGTGCCCTACGTGCGCCGGGACGTGGACAGCGATCCGGAGCTTTTCCGCCTCTACACCTTCCGGGTGCCCGTGCTCCTTTTGGGGGATGAGGTGCTGATGGAGGGCCTTTTTGACGAGAAGGCCCTTTGGGAAAAGATGAACACCCTTCTTGGAGGTTAG
- the lgt gene encoding prolipoprotein diacylglyceryl transferase: MIQIGPLRIQWYGFFLTVAIFAAFELAKRRLKAWGLDTERFEHVAFWAVVWGVVGARLGYVLTSPGPFLENPAEILYIWHGGLSFHGAVLGGALAFLYFHKRKGYPLYPYLDAATPGVALGIMAGRLGNFMNGSDTAGRLTTLPIGFTWPESATGFPGVCPGIDDISQVYRCTELLRGPVHLTQIYGVGVGLVLLFLSLYWLKKRPFYGYAFWNFLLWYSVLRSMLEEPFRLNPLWLPVYRNDELGIGLFTATQIVSIPLILLSWWALRRLARLRPEG, encoded by the coding sequence ATGATCCAGATCGGCCCCTTGCGCATCCAGTGGTACGGCTTTTTCCTCACCGTGGCCATCTTCGCCGCCTTTGAGCTGGCCAAGCGCCGCCTCAAGGCCTGGGGGCTGGACACGGAGCGCTTTGAGCACGTGGCCTTCTGGGCGGTGGTGTGGGGGGTGGTGGGGGCCCGGCTGGGCTACGTCCTCACCTCTCCTGGGCCCTTCCTGGAGAACCCGGCGGAGATCCTCTACATCTGGCACGGGGGGCTTTCCTTCCACGGGGCCGTTTTGGGCGGGGCCCTGGCCTTCCTCTACTTCCACAAGCGCAAGGGCTACCCCCTCTACCCCTACCTGGACGCGGCCACCCCGGGGGTGGCCCTGGGGATCATGGCGGGGCGGCTTGGCAACTTCATGAACGGCTCCGACACCGCAGGCCGCCTCACCACCCTCCCCATCGGCTTCACCTGGCCGGAAAGCGCCACGGGCTTCCCCGGGGTCTGCCCCGGCATTGACGACATCTCCCAGGTCTACCGGTGCACCGAGCTCCTCCGGGGCCCGGTGCACCTCACCCAGATCTACGGGGTGGGGGTGGGGCTCGTCCTCCTCTTCCTTTCCCTCTACTGGCTTAAAAAGAGGCCCTTCTACGGCTACGCCTTCTGGAACTTCCTCCTCTGGTACAGCGTCCTGCGCTCGATGCTGGAGGAGCCCTTCCGCCTGAACCCCCTCTGGCTTCCCGTCTACCGGAACGACGAGCTGGGGATTGGGCTCTTCACCGCCACCCAGATCGTGAGCATCCCCCTCATCCTCCTCTCCTGGTGGGCCCTCCGGCGCCTCGCCCGCCTGCGCCCTGAGGGATAA
- the glmU gene encoding bifunctional UDP-N-acetylglucosamine diphosphorylase/glucosamine-1-phosphate N-acetyltransferase GlmU has product MHAHVILAAGQGTRMKSRLPKVLHPLLGRPMLAYAVEAALALAPERLVVVVGHGGEAVREALEGYPVVFAEQKEQLGTAHALLQAEGALKGFSGPILVTQGDTPLLAPDTLRALLAALKEGAGMALLTVELPDPTGYGRILREGEEVLANVEEKDASPEVRAIREVNAGAYAFDPFLFQALREVRNENAAREYYLPDLIAIYRAHGKKVVAVRGRVEEALGVNTRLELARVEELLLDRLRREWMLRGVRMLLPETIYLEPSVELAPDVTLGPGVVLKGKTRVGEGCEVGAYSVLEDTVLEPGARVLPHSVLQGAHLEVGADAGPFARLRPGAVLKRGAHVGNFVEVKNSVLHEGVKAGHLAYLGDAEVGAGANIGAGVITANYDGKRKHRTEIGEGAFIGSNSVLVAPVRIGPGALVGAGSVVTEDVPEDALALARARQRNLLGYARRKREGS; this is encoded by the coding sequence ATGCACGCCCACGTGATCCTGGCCGCCGGGCAGGGGACGAGGATGAAGTCCCGCCTGCCCAAGGTTCTGCACCCCCTTCTGGGCCGGCCCATGCTGGCCTACGCGGTGGAGGCCGCCCTTGCCCTGGCCCCCGAGCGCCTGGTGGTGGTGGTGGGCCACGGGGGGGAAGCCGTGCGGGAGGCCCTAGAGGGCTACCCGGTGGTCTTTGCCGAGCAGAAGGAGCAGCTCGGCACTGCCCACGCCCTTTTGCAGGCAGAAGGAGCCTTGAAGGGCTTTTCCGGCCCCATCCTGGTGACCCAGGGGGACACCCCCCTCCTGGCCCCAGACACCCTAAGGGCCCTCCTCGCCGCCCTGAAGGAGGGGGCGGGGATGGCCCTCCTCACCGTGGAGCTTCCGGACCCCACGGGCTACGGGCGCATCCTGCGCGAGGGGGAGGAGGTCCTGGCCAACGTGGAGGAGAAGGACGCTTCCCCGGAGGTGAGGGCCATCCGGGAGGTGAACGCGGGGGCCTACGCTTTTGACCCCTTCCTCTTCCAGGCCCTGAGGGAGGTGCGGAACGAAAACGCCGCCCGCGAGTACTACCTCCCCGACCTCATCGCCATCTACCGGGCCCACGGGAAAAAGGTGGTGGCCGTGCGGGGAAGGGTGGAGGAGGCCCTAGGGGTGAACACCCGCTTGGAGCTTGCCCGGGTGGAGGAGCTCCTCCTGGACCGCCTCCGCCGGGAGTGGATGCTAAGGGGGGTGCGGATGCTCCTCCCAGAGACCATCTATTTGGAGCCCTCCGTGGAGCTCGCCCCCGACGTGACCCTGGGGCCGGGGGTGGTGCTTAAGGGGAAGACCCGGGTGGGGGAGGGGTGCGAGGTGGGGGCCTACAGCGTCCTGGAGGACACGGTCCTGGAGCCTGGGGCCCGGGTCCTCCCCCATAGCGTCCTCCAGGGGGCCCACCTGGAGGTGGGCGCGGACGCGGGGCCCTTCGCCCGGCTCCGCCCGGGGGCGGTGCTGAAGCGGGGAGCCCACGTGGGGAACTTCGTGGAGGTGAAGAACAGCGTCCTCCACGAGGGGGTGAAGGCGGGCCACCTGGCCTATTTGGGGGACGCGGAGGTGGGGGCGGGGGCCAACATCGGGGCCGGGGTCATCACCGCCAACTACGACGGGAAGCGGAAGCACCGCACGGAGATCGGAGAGGGGGCCTTCATCGGCTCCAACAGCGTCCTGGTGGCCCCGGTGCGCATCGGGCCTGGGGCCCTGGTGGGGGCGGGGAGCGTGGTCACGGAGGACGTGCCGGAGGATGCCCTGGCCCTTGCCCGCGCCCGGCAGCGGAACCTCTTGGGCTACGCCCGGAGGAAGCGGGAGGGGAGCTGA
- a CDS encoding TatA/E family twin arginine-targeting protein translocase: MNLGMPEILVILVVALLIFGPKKLPELGRSLGQSIREFRRGAQEIREELERSVEVKEEPKAKAPEAKPQEEPKA, encoded by the coding sequence ATGAACCTGGGCATGCCGGAAATCCTGGTGATCCTGGTGGTGGCCCTCCTCATCTTCGGGCCCAAGAAGCTCCCCGAGCTCGGGCGCTCCCTGGGGCAGAGCATCCGCGAGTTCCGGCGGGGGGCGCAGGAGATCCGCGAGGAGCTGGAGCGGAGCGTGGAGGTTAAGGAGGAGCCCAAGGCCAAGGCCCCTGAGGCCAAGCCCCAAGAGGAGCCCAAAGCTTGA
- the tatC gene encoding twin-arginine translocase subunit TatC: protein MKEAPLVEHLEELRARLLWSLLAWAVMTGVAWTFRVPLLDWLKRPLDLAAKQNGIQVNLIVLDITEPFLVSLKVAAFGGLVLALPFIVYQVWAFIAPGLYEHEKRLAAPFLLGAGFSFALGALFAYYGFLPFAIPFLLGFLGDVVTPQISIGRYMGQVLMMMTVMGLVFEMPVVSYLLARLGLLSSSFLARNWRIAVVLLLTLAAVITPTVDVVSLSIVTGPLLVLYWLSVLVARLAERARPKEEAA from the coding sequence TTGAAGGAAGCCCCCCTTGTAGAACACCTCGAGGAGCTCCGAGCCCGCCTCCTCTGGTCCCTCCTGGCCTGGGCGGTGATGACGGGCGTGGCCTGGACCTTTAGGGTCCCGCTTCTGGACTGGCTCAAGCGCCCCTTGGACCTGGCGGCCAAGCAGAACGGCATCCAGGTGAACCTCATCGTCCTGGACATCACCGAGCCCTTTTTGGTCTCCTTGAAGGTGGCCGCCTTTGGGGGGCTGGTCCTGGCCCTCCCCTTCATCGTCTACCAGGTCTGGGCCTTCATCGCCCCCGGGCTTTACGAGCACGAGAAACGCCTGGCGGCCCCCTTCCTCCTGGGGGCGGGCTTCAGCTTCGCCCTGGGGGCCCTCTTCGCCTACTACGGCTTCCTCCCCTTCGCCATCCCCTTTCTCCTGGGCTTCCTGGGGGACGTGGTGACCCCCCAGATCTCCATCGGCCGCTACATGGGCCAGGTGCTCATGATGATGACCGTCATGGGCCTGGTCTTTGAGATGCCGGTGGTGAGCTACCTCCTGGCGCGGCTCGGCCTTCTTTCCTCCAGCTTTTTGGCCCGGAACTGGCGCATCGCCGTGGTCCTCCTCCTCACCCTGGCCGCGGTCATCACCCCCACGGTGGACGTGGTGAGCCTCTCCATCGTCACCGGGCCCCTGCTCGTCCTCTACTGGCTGAGCGTCCTGGTGGCCCGGCTGGCGGAACGGGCCCGGCCCAAGGAGGAGGCCGCTTGA
- a CDS encoding bifunctional 3-deoxy-7-phosphoheptulonate synthase/chorismate mutase, with protein MDERIQALRREVDRINRELLRLLSERGRLVQEIGRIQTELGLPHYDPKREEEMLSYLTRENPGPFPDETIRKLFKEIFKASLDLEERQDQKKFLYSRAHKPEPTRVAVKGVVFGERPLLIAGPCSIESEEQMMATARFLAERGVKVLRGGAFKPRTSPYGFQGLGVEGLKLGRKAADAFGMVFVTEVMDTRDVEVVAEYADILQIGARNMQNFALLKEVGRVGKPVLLKRGLSATMEEWFYAAEYILSQGNEKVILAERGIRTFERWTRNTLDLSAVALAKQETHLPVVVDVTHAAGRTDLLTPLARAALAVGADGVHVEVHPNPKVALSDNQQQMDFAQFEAFLQGIADLLR; from the coding sequence ATGGACGAGCGCATCCAGGCCCTTAGGCGGGAGGTGGACCGGATCAACCGGGAGCTTTTGCGCCTCCTCTCGGAAAGGGGCAGGCTGGTGCAGGAGATCGGCCGCATCCAGACGGAGCTGGGCCTGCCCCACTACGACCCCAAGCGGGAGGAGGAGATGCTTTCCTACCTCACCCGGGAAAACCCGGGGCCCTTTCCGGACGAGACCATCCGCAAGCTCTTCAAGGAGATCTTCAAGGCCAGCCTGGACCTGGAAGAACGGCAGGACCAGAAGAAGTTCCTCTACTCCCGGGCCCATAAGCCCGAGCCCACCCGGGTGGCGGTGAAGGGGGTGGTCTTCGGGGAACGGCCCCTCCTCATCGCCGGGCCCTGCTCCATTGAGTCCGAGGAGCAGATGATGGCCACCGCCCGTTTCCTCGCCGAACGGGGGGTGAAGGTCCTAAGGGGCGGGGCCTTCAAGCCCAGGACGAGCCCCTACGGCTTCCAGGGCCTCGGGGTGGAGGGCTTAAAGCTTGGGCGGAAGGCCGCGGACGCCTTCGGCATGGTCTTCGTCACCGAGGTCATGGACACCCGGGACGTGGAGGTGGTGGCGGAGTACGCGGACATCCTCCAGATCGGGGCCCGCAACATGCAGAACTTCGCCCTCCTCAAGGAGGTGGGCCGCGTGGGGAAGCCCGTCCTCCTCAAGCGGGGGCTTTCCGCCACCATGGAGGAGTGGTTTTACGCCGCGGAGTACATCCTCTCCCAGGGGAACGAAAAGGTGATCCTGGCCGAGCGGGGCATCCGCACCTTTGAGCGCTGGACCCGGAACACCTTAGACCTCTCCGCCGTGGCCCTGGCCAAGCAGGAAACCCACCTGCCGGTGGTGGTGGACGTGACCCACGCCGCGGGCCGCACCGACCTCCTCACCCCCCTGGCCCGGGCGGCCCTGGCCGTGGGGGCGGACGGGGTGCACGTGGAGGTCCACCCCAACCCCAAGGTGGCCCTTTCCGACAACCAGCAGCAGATGGACTTCGCCCAGTTTGAGGCCTTCCTCCAGGGGATCGCCGACCTCTTACGCTGA
- a CDS encoding 4Fe-4S dicluster domain-containing protein, with product MGLLDNLLDAFLKATDPRPRYTEGRCLLYKNSVGGCDRCYQACPKGAVRLEGWRVELDEVLCTGCGLCTGVCPGVALEYPLGAIQEALIRGKGQLRCSKAEGKGEEVLCLGRLTPGLLAEAGSRFGKLVLARGDCAGCKVGGPGVPEHLARMAEEARRYFPDLEVEVVEGALPGEPVGRRELFRALLGSARRTAAEVLPELPLPQEPEEKGLPAELRLRRAAARRAEGVRWPKVRVEEGCTLCPVCTNVCPTEALRREREGEEYVLYLKVEACTGCGACVESCPPQVMRLEEASKEEVLQELPLFRGRPPWYDL from the coding sequence ATGGGCCTTTTGGATAACCTCCTGGACGCCTTCTTAAAGGCCACGGACCCCCGGCCCCGCTACACCGAGGGCCGCTGCCTCCTCTACAAGAACAGCGTGGGGGGGTGCGACCGGTGCTACCAGGCCTGCCCCAAGGGGGCGGTGCGCCTCGAGGGCTGGCGGGTGGAGCTGGACGAGGTCCTGTGCACGGGGTGCGGCCTCTGCACCGGGGTCTGCCCGGGGGTGGCCCTGGAGTACCCCTTGGGGGCCATCCAGGAGGCCTTGATCCGCGGGAAGGGGCAGCTCCGCTGTTCCAAGGCCGAGGGGAAGGGGGAGGAGGTGCTCTGCCTGGGCCGCCTCACCCCGGGGCTCCTCGCGGAGGCAGGAAGCCGCTTCGGGAAGCTGGTCCTCGCCCGGGGGGACTGCGCGGGGTGCAAGGTGGGGGGGCCTGGGGTGCCCGAGCACCTCGCGCGCATGGCGGAGGAGGCCCGGCGCTACTTCCCGGACCTGGAGGTGGAGGTGGTGGAGGGGGCCTTGCCAGGGGAGCCCGTGGGGCGGCGGGAGCTCTTCCGGGCCCTTTTGGGGAGCGCGCGGCGCACCGCCGCCGAGGTCCTCCCCGAGCTTCCCCTCCCCCAGGAGCCCGAGGAGAAGGGCCTGCCGGCTGAGCTCCGCCTGCGCCGGGCCGCGGCCCGGCGGGCGGAAGGGGTGCGCTGGCCCAAGGTGCGGGTGGAGGAGGGGTGCACCCTCTGCCCGGTGTGCACCAACGTCTGCCCCACGGAGGCCCTGAGGCGGGAGCGGGAAGGGGAGGAGTACGTGCTCTACCTCAAGGTGGAGGCCTGCACCGGCTGCGGGGCCTGCGTGGAGAGCTGCCCGCCCCAGGTGATGCGCCTGGAGGAGGCCTCCAAGGAGGAGGTCTTGCAGGAGCTCCCCCTCTTCCGGGGCCGTCCCCCCTGGTACGACCTCTAG
- a CDS encoding FAD-binding dehydrogenase has product MDADLVVVGGGLAGLVAATEVARKGKRVLLLEQEPYLGGQAFWSFGGLFLVDTPEQRRLGIRDSAELAQQDWFGAAGYDRPEDEWGRLLAQAYIQFAAGEMRAWLFSLGVRFFPVVGWAERGGGLATGHGNSVPRFHIVWGTGPGLLEPFLRRVEELKERGLLRVLLRHRVEEVLVEGGRVVGVAGVVLEEDPRPRGVPTSRKPVGAFRFRAQAVLLATGGIGANLDLVRRFWPERVGPPPGRLLSGVPDHVDGQGLLLAQRAGARLVNLDRMWHYPEGVENHTPLWTRHGIRILPGPSPLWVDATGRRLPPPLFPGFDALETLCYLRGTGFDWSWFVLDLRTLKREFALSGSEQNPDLTGRSWPLVLKNRLLGPAAPVKAFLTRGKDFLLAEDLSELMRRMDALAPGVLDPSRLEREVKARDRELLNPFAKDAQVLAVHAFRRYLGDRLFRVAKPAPLLKGRGPLVAVRLWTLTRKTLGGIQTDLKGRALTPSGAPLEGLFAAGEAAGFGGGAFHGYKALEGTFLGGCLFTGLRAAQGVLEGLE; this is encoded by the coding sequence ATGGACGCCGACCTGGTGGTGGTGGGGGGAGGCCTGGCGGGGCTGGTGGCCGCCACGGAGGTGGCCCGGAAGGGGAAGCGGGTCCTCCTCCTGGAGCAGGAGCCTTACCTGGGGGGTCAGGCCTTCTGGTCCTTCGGGGGGCTTTTCCTGGTGGACACCCCCGAGCAGCGCCGCCTGGGCATCCGCGATTCCGCGGAGCTCGCCCAGCAGGACTGGTTTGGGGCCGCGGGGTACGACCGCCCTGAGGACGAGTGGGGGCGGCTTCTGGCCCAGGCCTACATCCAGTTCGCCGCGGGGGAGATGCGGGCCTGGCTTTTCTCCTTGGGGGTGCGCTTCTTCCCCGTGGTGGGCTGGGCGGAGCGGGGCGGGGGGCTGGCCACGGGCCACGGCAACTCCGTGCCCCGCTTCCACATCGTCTGGGGGACGGGGCCGGGGCTTCTGGAGCCCTTTCTGCGCCGGGTGGAGGAGCTCAAGGAGCGGGGCCTCCTCCGGGTCCTCCTTCGCCACCGGGTGGAGGAGGTCCTGGTGGAGGGGGGGCGGGTGGTGGGGGTGGCGGGGGTGGTGCTGGAGGAAGACCCGAGGCCAAGGGGGGTGCCCACGAGCCGGAAGCCCGTGGGAGCCTTCCGCTTCCGCGCCCAGGCGGTCCTCCTGGCCACGGGGGGGATCGGGGCCAACCTGGACCTGGTGCGCCGCTTTTGGCCCGAGCGGGTGGGGCCCCCTCCAGGGCGCCTCCTTTCCGGGGTGCCCGACCACGTGGACGGCCAGGGGCTTCTCCTGGCCCAGCGGGCGGGGGCTAGGCTGGTGAACCTGGACCGCATGTGGCACTACCCCGAGGGGGTGGAGAACCACACCCCCCTCTGGACCCGCCACGGGATCCGCATCCTCCCCGGGCCCTCCCCCCTTTGGGTGGACGCCACCGGCCGGCGCCTGCCCCCGCCCCTCTTCCCGGGGTTTGATGCCCTGGAGACCCTGTGCTATCTGAGGGGAACGGGGTTTGACTGGAGCTGGTTCGTCCTGGACCTGCGCACCCTGAAGAGGGAGTTCGCCCTTTCCGGCTCGGAGCAGAACCCCGACCTCACCGGGCGGAGCTGGCCTTTGGTGTTGAAAAACCGCCTCCTGGGCCCCGCCGCCCCGGTCAAGGCCTTTCTCACGCGGGGGAAGGACTTCCTCTTGGCGGAGGACCTGTCCGAGCTCATGCGCAGGATGGACGCCCTGGCCCCCGGGGTCCTGGACCCCTCCCGCTTGGAGCGGGAGGTGAAGGCCCGGGACCGGGAGCTCCTAAACCCCTTCGCCAAGGACGCCCAGGTCCTGGCGGTTCACGCCTTCCGCCGCTACCTGGGGGACCGGCTTTTCCGGGTGGCCAAGCCCGCCCCCCTCCTAAAGGGGAGGGGGCCTTTGGTGGCGGTCCGGCTTTGGACCCTCACCCGCAAGACCCTAGGGGGCATCCAGACGGACCTCAAGGGCCGGGCCCTCACCCCTTCGGGGGCGCCCCTGGAGGGGCTTTTCGCCGCGGGGGAGGCCGCGGGGTTTGGCGGGGGGGCCTTCCACGGGTACAAGGCCCTGGAGGGGACCTTCCTGGGGGGGTGCCTCTTCACCGGCCTCCGGGCGGCCCAAGGGGTCCTGGAGGGGCTAGAATAG
- the mce gene encoding methylmalonyl-CoA epimerase, with amino-acid sequence MRLHHVGIAVEDLEAAKARYLLLGFRVEAEGEVAAQGVRVAMLRGEGEALLELLAPLGPETPVGRFLAKRGPGLHHLAFATPDIEGALAALRAAGARPVDETPRPGFGGHRVAFLHPSFAQGVLWELVEG; translated from the coding sequence ATGCGGCTGCACCACGTGGGCATCGCGGTGGAGGACCTCGAGGCGGCCAAGGCCCGCTACCTCCTCCTGGGCTTCCGGGTGGAGGCGGAAGGGGAGGTGGCGGCCCAGGGGGTGCGGGTGGCCATGCTCCGGGGGGAAGGGGAGGCCCTGCTGGAGCTCCTCGCCCCCCTAGGCCCGGAGACCCCCGTGGGCCGCTTCCTCGCCAAGCGGGGCCCCGGCCTCCACCACCTGGCCTTCGCCACCCCGGACATCGAGGGGGCCCTGGCCGCGCTTAGGGCCGCGGGGGCCCGGCCGGTGGACGAAACCCCCCGGCCGGGGTTTGGGGGGCACCGGGTGGCCTTCCTCCACCCCTCCTTTGCCCAGGGGGTCCTGTGGGAGCTGGTGGAGGGGTGA
- a CDS encoding VanZ family protein: MGVLWWLSGQPATGAGLPHPWDKGAHFLAYALLALLWRLGLGRFWGAFLLASGYGVVDEWHQSFVPGREAFGWDLLADALGAAIGAGRPGSPKTALLPPPRPGPGPRR; encoded by the coding sequence ATGGGGGTCTTGTGGTGGCTTTCGGGCCAGCCCGCCACCGGGGCCGGCCTTCCCCACCCCTGGGACAAGGGGGCCCACTTCCTGGCCTACGCCCTTTTGGCCCTCCTTTGGCGCCTTGGCCTGGGGAGGTTTTGGGGGGCTTTCCTCCTGGCTTCGGGCTACGGGGTGGTGGACGAGTGGCACCAAAGCTTCGTCCCCGGGCGGGAGGCCTTCGGGTGGGACCTCCTGGCGGACGCCCTGGGGGCGGCTATAGGGGCGGGTAGACCGGGATCTCCAAAAACCGCCCTCCTTCCGCCCCCGCGGCCAGGACCAGGGCCTCGGCGATGA
- a CDS encoding SDR family NAD(P)-dependent oxidoreductase, which produces MLQGKTVLVTGAGGALARAVVPAFHRAGARLLLSDPRLERMAERAEAVGAKTFVADLTRLEEAQALAQFAEREGPLYGVVHTVGGFAAGRFLDSDPGLYDWLLDLNLRTTYNLLKAVLPYMEARREGFFAAIAAGPAWTGVGPGRALYTMAKTALASLLKSLQGEVEGVRFLVVYPMGTLDTEQNRRAMPEADPSRWIRPGLIAEALVLAAGAEGGRFLEIPVYPPL; this is translated from the coding sequence ATGCTCCAAGGTAAGACCGTGCTGGTCACCGGCGCTGGAGGGGCCCTGGCCCGGGCGGTGGTCCCCGCCTTCCACCGGGCCGGGGCCCGGCTCCTCCTCTCGGACCCCCGCCTCGAGCGCATGGCGGAACGGGCCGAGGCGGTGGGGGCCAAGACCTTCGTGGCCGACCTCACCCGCCTGGAGGAGGCCCAGGCCCTAGCCCAGTTCGCGGAACGGGAAGGGCCCCTTTACGGGGTGGTCCACACCGTGGGGGGGTTCGCGGCGGGGCGCTTTTTGGACTCTGACCCCGGGCTTTACGACTGGCTCTTGGACCTCAACCTCCGCACCACCTATAACCTTCTGAAGGCCGTCCTCCCCTACATGGAGGCGAGGCGGGAGGGCTTCTTCGCGGCCATCGCCGCGGGGCCCGCCTGGACGGGGGTGGGCCCGGGCCGGGCCCTTTACACCATGGCCAAGACCGCCCTGGCAAGCCTCCTCAAGTCCCTCCAGGGGGAGGTGGAGGGGGTGCGCTTCCTGGTGGTCTACCCCATGGGCACCCTGGACACGGAACAGAACCGCCGGGCCATGCCCGAGGCCGACCCCAGCCGCTGGATCCGCCCCGGCCTCATCGCCGAGGCCCTGGTCCTGGCCGCGGGGGCGGAAGGAGGGCGGTTTTTGGAGATCCCGGTCTACCCGCCCCTATAG